A genome region from Microbacterium terricola includes the following:
- a CDS encoding DUF2332 domain-containing protein, producing the protein MARSVSATYDEFGRRWAHGTSPLYEQWATGIAQDAAVLRLIEALPEATRQPNRIFASARWAGCPLAPYAQWREWLLAEWDAVAATALTRTTQTNEPARCATLLPQLARIDGPVALLEAGTAAGLCLLPDRYGYAYTTPTGMRTLGDRTAVTLPCTLDDDAAAPARMPEVVWRRGIDLAPIDAADAEAVDWLATLIWPGPDHDGRVARLRAAAAVAASDPPEIVRGDLLDLLPDVAAAAPPDATLVVFHSAVLLYLDDAQRRRFADLVAGLGRAVGRRVVWLSNETVGTLPEIDAQVPAELDTAQRFVQTVDGVAVALAGQHGASYETTPFRR; encoded by the coding sequence GTGGCCAGAAGCGTCTCCGCGACCTACGACGAGTTCGGGCGCCGGTGGGCGCACGGCACCTCACCCCTGTACGAGCAGTGGGCGACCGGGATCGCGCAGGATGCTGCCGTCCTCCGCCTCATCGAGGCCCTGCCCGAGGCCACCAGGCAGCCCAACCGCATCTTCGCCTCGGCCCGCTGGGCCGGCTGCCCGCTCGCGCCGTACGCGCAGTGGCGGGAGTGGCTGCTCGCGGAGTGGGATGCCGTAGCTGCGACCGCCCTGACCCGCACGACACAGACCAACGAGCCGGCCCGCTGCGCCACGCTGCTCCCGCAGCTCGCCCGCATCGACGGTCCGGTGGCGCTGCTGGAGGCGGGCACCGCCGCCGGGCTCTGCCTGCTGCCCGATCGCTATGGCTACGCGTACACGACGCCGACCGGGATGCGCACGCTCGGCGATCGCACCGCCGTCACCCTCCCCTGCACACTCGACGACGATGCGGCCGCACCGGCGAGGATGCCGGAGGTCGTGTGGCGCCGTGGCATCGACCTCGCCCCCATCGACGCCGCCGACGCCGAGGCCGTCGACTGGCTCGCGACGCTGATCTGGCCGGGCCCCGACCACGACGGGAGGGTCGCGCGGCTGCGCGCCGCCGCCGCGGTCGCCGCGAGCGATCCGCCGGAGATCGTGCGCGGCGATCTGCTCGACCTGCTCCCCGATGTGGCCGCCGCCGCGCCACCCGATGCCACCCTGGTCGTCTTCCACAGCGCGGTGCTGCTCTACCTCGACGACGCGCAGCGGCGGCGGTTCGCGGACCTCGTCGCGGGGCTCGGCCGCGCGGTCGGCCGCAGGGTCGTGTGGCTCTCGAACGAGACCGTGGGAACCCTCCCGGAGATCGACGCGCAGGTCCCGGCCGAACTCGACACCGCGCAGCGGTTCGTGCAGACCGTCGACGGGGTGGCCGTCGCCCTCGCCGGGCAGCACGGGGCGTCGTACGAGACGACACCGTTCCGGCGCTGA
- a CDS encoding bifunctional o-acetylhomoserine/o-acetylserine sulfhydrylase: MSAPENWRFETKQIHTGAQPDPVTKARATPIYQTTSYVFDNTDHAANLFALAEFGNIYTRIQNPTQDVVEQRVAALEGGTGALLVASGQAAETFAVLNIAEAGDHIVSSSSIYGGTYNLFKYTLKKLGIDVTFVENQDDAEEWRAAVRPNTKLFFAETIGNPKINILDIRLVADVAHESGIPLIVDNTIATPYLIKPFEHGADIVVHSATKFLGGHGTVIGGVLVDGGTFEWSKHVDKFPGLTEPDPSYHGASYTAAVGDPLAYIIKARVQLLRDLGSAISPQSAWLLIQGIETLSLRVERHVQNAQEIAEWLENLDDVASVNYSGLPTSPWYAAANRYAPKGVGAVLSFELKGGVEAGREFVNTLSLFSHLANIGDVRSLVIHPASTTHSQLTPEQQLTAGVTPGLVRLSVGLENIDDLKADLEQALAAARRVAEAARA; encoded by the coding sequence ATGTCGGCACCCGAGAACTGGCGTTTCGAGACCAAGCAGATCCACACCGGCGCCCAGCCCGACCCGGTGACGAAGGCCCGCGCCACGCCGATCTACCAGACCACCTCGTACGTGTTCGACAACACCGACCACGCCGCGAACCTGTTCGCGCTGGCCGAGTTCGGCAACATCTACACCCGCATCCAGAACCCGACCCAGGATGTCGTCGAGCAGCGCGTCGCGGCGCTTGAGGGCGGCACCGGCGCCCTGCTCGTCGCGAGCGGGCAGGCGGCCGAGACCTTCGCGGTCCTCAACATCGCCGAGGCCGGCGACCACATCGTCTCGTCGAGCTCGATCTACGGCGGCACCTACAACCTGTTCAAGTACACGCTCAAGAAGCTCGGCATCGACGTGACGTTCGTCGAGAACCAGGACGACGCCGAAGAGTGGCGCGCGGCCGTGCGGCCCAACACGAAGCTGTTCTTCGCCGAGACGATCGGCAATCCGAAGATCAACATCCTCGACATCCGCCTCGTGGCCGACGTCGCGCACGAGAGCGGCATCCCGCTGATCGTCGACAACACGATCGCGACGCCGTACCTGATCAAGCCGTTCGAGCACGGCGCCGACATCGTGGTCCACTCGGCGACGAAGTTCCTCGGCGGCCACGGCACGGTCATCGGCGGCGTCCTCGTCGACGGCGGCACCTTCGAGTGGTCGAAGCACGTCGACAAGTTCCCCGGCCTCACCGAGCCCGACCCGTCGTACCACGGCGCCTCGTACACGGCCGCGGTCGGCGACCCGCTCGCGTACATCATCAAGGCGCGCGTGCAGCTGCTCCGCGACCTCGGCTCGGCCATCTCGCCGCAGAGCGCGTGGCTGCTCATCCAGGGCATCGAGACCCTGTCGCTGCGCGTCGAGCGGCACGTGCAGAACGCGCAGGAGATCGCCGAGTGGCTCGAGAACCTCGACGACGTCGCCTCGGTGAACTACTCCGGTCTGCCGACGTCGCCCTGGTACGCCGCGGCGAACCGCTACGCCCCGAAGGGCGTCGGCGCCGTGCTGTCCTTCGAGCTGAAGGGCGGTGTCGAGGCGGGCCGCGAGTTCGTCAACACGCTCTCGCTGTTCAGCCACCTCGCCAACATCGGCGATGTGCGCTCGCTCGTGATCCACCCCGCGTCGACCACCCACTCGCAGCTCACGCCCGAGCAGCAGCTCACCGCCGGTGTGACGCCCGGGCTGGTGCGCCTGTCGGTCGGCCTGGAGAACATCGACGACCTGAAGGCCGACCTCGAGCAGGCTCTCGCCGCCGCCCGTCGCGTCGCGGAGGCCGCTCGCGCCTGA
- a CDS encoding SDR family oxidoreductase — protein sequence MTTRRAVVTGASSGIGEAATRALRASGWDVVAVARRADRLAELEGDTGAVAYAADLTRQADVDALAEWLASTGAVHALVHVAGGARGADRVEDGRADDWQWMFEVNVLSGQRLVAALLPQLRQGAASDGHADILFVTSTAAQNAYAGGAGYNAAKAGESMIAHALRLELNGEPIRIVEVAPGMVQTPEFALNRLGGNADAAAAVYDGIEQPLVADDVADVIAYALNAPGHVNLDLITMRPVAQSAQYLLARGPLRVRQA from the coding sequence ATGACGACGAGACGTGCGGTGGTGACCGGAGCGAGTTCCGGGATCGGAGAGGCAGCGACGCGCGCGCTGCGAGCGAGCGGATGGGACGTGGTCGCGGTGGCGCGCCGCGCCGACCGTCTCGCCGAGCTCGAGGGCGACACCGGCGCCGTCGCGTACGCTGCGGACCTCACCCGCCAGGCCGACGTCGATGCGCTCGCCGAGTGGCTCGCCTCGACCGGTGCCGTGCACGCGCTGGTCCACGTCGCCGGCGGCGCCCGCGGGGCCGACCGTGTCGAGGACGGCAGAGCGGACGACTGGCAGTGGATGTTCGAGGTCAACGTGCTGTCGGGCCAGCGGCTGGTCGCGGCGCTGCTCCCGCAGCTGCGTCAGGGCGCCGCATCCGACGGTCACGCCGACATCCTCTTCGTCACCTCCACCGCCGCGCAGAACGCCTACGCGGGCGGTGCGGGGTACAACGCCGCGAAGGCGGGGGAGTCGATGATCGCGCACGCGCTCCGACTCGAACTGAACGGCGAGCCGATCCGCATCGTCGAGGTCGCGCCGGGCATGGTGCAGACGCCCGAGTTCGCCCTCAACCGGCTCGGCGGGAACGCGGATGCGGCGGCCGCCGTGTACGACGGGATCGAGCAGCCGCTCGTCGCGGACGACGTCGCCGACGTCATCGCGTACGCGCTGAACGCCCCCGGCCACGTGAACCTCGACCTCATCACGATGCGTCCGGTCGCGCAGTCCGCCCAGTACCTGCTCGCGCGCGGCCCGCTGCGCGTGCGTCAGGCGTGA
- a CDS encoding phosphoribosyltransferase — protein sequence MTQEREKLTWDGFGEAARELSRAIVADGFVPEVVVAIARGGLLPAGAIAYALGVKSCGALNVEFYTGIGTVLDAPEVLPPALDIDFLAGRRVLLVDDVADSGRTLALAVQLLRDRGADMRSATIYTKPGSIALPDYAWKETPLWIDFPWSWQGTVTGAEAS from the coding sequence ATGACGCAGGAGCGCGAGAAGCTCACCTGGGACGGCTTCGGCGAGGCGGCGCGGGAGCTGTCGCGCGCCATCGTGGCGGACGGATTCGTGCCGGAGGTCGTGGTCGCGATCGCCCGCGGCGGCCTGCTGCCGGCGGGCGCCATCGCCTACGCGCTGGGGGTGAAGAGCTGCGGTGCGCTCAACGTCGAGTTCTACACCGGCATCGGCACCGTGCTCGACGCGCCCGAGGTGCTCCCTCCGGCGCTCGACATCGACTTCCTCGCGGGGCGCCGTGTGCTGCTGGTCGACGACGTCGCCGACAGCGGGCGGACCCTCGCGCTCGCGGTGCAGCTGCTCCGCGACCGCGGCGCCGACATGCGCTCCGCGACGATCTACACGAAGCCCGGCTCGATCGCGCTGCCGGACTACGCGTGGAAGGAGACCCCGCTGTGGATCGACTTCCCCTGGTCGTGGCAGGGCACGGTGACGGGCGCGGAGGCGTCCTGA
- a CDS encoding uracil-DNA glycosylase: MARSLHELAADGLVDAGWAQALDPVSADIAAMGDRLRAEVAAGRGYLPAGDHVLRAFQRPLGQVKVLIVGQDPYPTPGHPIGLSFAVERHVRPLPRSLSNIYQELEADLGVPRAAHGDLSAWSDQGVMLLNRVLTVTPGAPASHRGWGWEKVTEHAIRTLVARDAPLVAILWGRDAAGLTPLLGSTPIVSSAHPSPLSARRGFFGSRPFSRVNELLAEQGAAPVDWRLPA, translated from the coding sequence GTGGCCAGGTCGCTGCACGAGCTCGCCGCCGACGGCCTCGTCGACGCGGGCTGGGCGCAGGCCCTCGACCCCGTCTCCGCCGACATCGCGGCCATGGGCGACCGGCTGCGCGCCGAGGTCGCCGCCGGCCGCGGCTACCTCCCCGCGGGCGACCACGTGCTGCGGGCGTTCCAGCGGCCGCTCGGTCAGGTCAAGGTGCTGATCGTCGGGCAGGACCCCTACCCGACGCCGGGGCATCCGATCGGGCTGTCGTTCGCGGTCGAGCGCCACGTGCGGCCGCTGCCGCGCAGCCTGTCGAACATCTATCAGGAGCTCGAGGCCGACCTCGGCGTGCCGCGCGCGGCACACGGCGACCTGTCGGCATGGAGTGATCAGGGGGTCATGCTGCTGAACCGCGTGCTCACCGTCACCCCGGGGGCTCCCGCATCCCACCGCGGGTGGGGATGGGAGAAGGTCACCGAGCACGCCATCCGCACCCTCGTCGCCCGCGACGCGCCGCTCGTCGCGATCCTGTGGGGCCGGGATGCAGCCGGTCTGACACCGCTGCTGGGGTCGACGCCGATCGTGTCGTCCGCGCATCCGTCGCCGCTGTCGGCCAGGCGCGGATTCTTCGGGTCCCGGCCCTTCTCCCGGGTGAACGAGCTGCTCGCAGAGCAGGGCGCCGCGCCGGTCGACTGGCGGCTCCCGGCGTAG
- a CDS encoding GNAT family N-acetyltransferase yields the protein MLEEEYEKTRRVVPPHLRRRSEPERPFTYEIRPVRPEDLPDIREIYNYYVTNSVVTFDEKRWTIAQWREKLAHLEKLEMPFLVAQSPSGQILGYALVQPMSSKSAYRFSVENSIYLGQAAAGKGLGRAMLEALIAACEEVGIREMVAVISDKGAEASIALHEKLGFEEVGRMGRVGFKFGRWLGTIYLQKHLKPAKKRGLFGRLR from the coding sequence ATGCTCGAGGAGGAATACGAGAAGACGCGGAGGGTCGTTCCGCCGCACCTGCGCCGGCGATCGGAGCCTGAGCGTCCCTTCACGTATGAGATCCGCCCCGTCCGGCCGGAGGACCTGCCCGACATCCGCGAGATCTACAACTACTACGTCACCAACTCCGTCGTGACCTTCGATGAGAAGCGGTGGACGATCGCCCAGTGGCGCGAGAAGCTGGCGCACCTCGAGAAGCTGGAGATGCCGTTCCTCGTCGCCCAGTCGCCGTCCGGTCAGATCCTCGGCTACGCGCTCGTGCAGCCGATGTCGTCGAAGTCGGCCTACCGGTTCAGCGTCGAGAACTCGATCTACCTGGGTCAGGCGGCGGCCGGCAAGGGCCTGGGCCGGGCGATGCTGGAAGCGCTCATCGCCGCGTGCGAAGAGGTCGGGATCCGCGAGATGGTCGCCGTGATCAGCGACAAGGGTGCGGAGGCATCGATCGCGCTGCACGAGAAGCTCGGGTTCGAAGAGGTCGGCCGGATGGGCAGGGTCGGCTTCAAGTTCGGTCGCTGGCTGGGCACGATCTACCTGCAGAAGCACCTCAAGCCGGCCAAGAAGCGCGGCCTGTTCGGTCGCCTACGCTGA
- a CDS encoding protealysin inhibitor emfourin, which translates to MDPDTPHTTVIVVTVVRSGGFAGLTREWTAEPAPDEAPRWIALIDECPWGECAAPPSGADRFQWRIEAVRDDDGRAAQLDDGQLTGPWRELVDAVRAFASASA; encoded by the coding sequence GTGGACCCCGACACGCCGCACACGACCGTCATCGTGGTGACCGTGGTGCGCTCGGGCGGGTTCGCCGGGCTCACCCGCGAGTGGACCGCCGAGCCTGCGCCCGACGAGGCGCCGCGCTGGATCGCCCTCATCGACGAATGCCCGTGGGGCGAATGCGCGGCTCCGCCGAGCGGCGCCGACCGGTTCCAGTGGCGCATCGAGGCCGTCCGCGACGACGACGGACGGGCTGCGCAGCTCGACGACGGGCAGCTCACCGGCCCGTGGCGCGAGCTGGTCGACGCGGTGCGGGCGTTCGCGTCGGCGTCAGCGTAG
- a CDS encoding M4 family metallopeptidase: MRPSTFHAIVPPYLLARIATAGDPQFARAAEAARSTLAASRGFRPVRSQLRLSIDETGALIAETAPAPDRTISDAHNEEKLPGDIVRTEDDPATGDAAVDEAFDGLGATFEFFWDAYALNSVDGDGEPLLATVHYGDDYDNAFWNGERMVFGDGDGEVFSGFTRSLTVIAHELTHAVTEHAGGLVYHGQSGALNESVSDVFGALAEQHHLGQTADAATWLIGEGVFTPAVQGVALRSMKAPGTAYDDDVLGRDPQPAHMDDFVHTIDDNGGVHINSGIPNHAFYLAATALGGSAWERAGLIWYRTVTGGTLSSTASFAQFAVATVTAAAAQFGDDSAEAAAVRDAWRAVGVLAAESPSA, from the coding sequence ATGCGCCCCTCCACCTTCCACGCGATCGTCCCGCCGTACCTGCTCGCCCGCATCGCGACCGCGGGCGACCCGCAGTTCGCGCGCGCCGCCGAGGCGGCGAGGTCCACCCTGGCCGCCTCGCGCGGCTTCCGCCCGGTGCGCTCGCAGCTGCGCCTGTCGATCGACGAGACGGGCGCGCTCATCGCCGAGACGGCGCCCGCGCCCGACCGCACGATCTCCGACGCGCACAACGAGGAAAAGCTGCCGGGCGACATCGTGCGCACCGAGGACGACCCTGCCACCGGCGACGCGGCCGTCGATGAGGCGTTCGACGGGCTCGGGGCCACGTTCGAATTCTTCTGGGACGCGTACGCGCTCAACTCGGTCGACGGGGACGGCGAGCCGCTGCTGGCGACCGTGCACTACGGCGACGACTACGACAACGCGTTCTGGAACGGCGAGCGCATGGTCTTCGGCGACGGCGACGGCGAGGTGTTCAGCGGCTTCACCCGGTCGCTCACCGTCATCGCGCACGAGCTGACCCACGCCGTCACCGAGCACGCGGGCGGTCTGGTGTACCACGGGCAGTCGGGCGCCCTCAACGAATCGGTATCCGACGTGTTCGGCGCGCTGGCCGAGCAGCACCACCTCGGTCAGACCGCCGACGCCGCCACCTGGCTCATCGGCGAGGGCGTCTTCACCCCCGCGGTCCAGGGTGTGGCGCTGCGCTCGATGAAGGCGCCTGGCACGGCGTACGACGACGACGTGCTGGGCCGCGACCCGCAGCCGGCGCACATGGACGACTTCGTGCACACGATCGACGACAACGGCGGCGTGCACATCAACTCCGGCATCCCGAACCACGCGTTCTACCTCGCCGCGACCGCCCTCGGCGGCAGCGCATGGGAGCGCGCGGGGCTCATCTGGTATCGCACCGTCACCGGCGGCACGCTGTCGTCGACGGCGTCGTTCGCCCAGTTCGCCGTGGCCACTGTGACCGCCGCTGCGGCGCAGTTCGGCGACGACAGCGCCGAGGCGGCCGCGGTGCGTGACGCCTGGCGCGCGGTCGGCGTGCTCGCGGCGGAGTCGCCGAGCGCGTAG
- a CDS encoding ABC transporter ATP-binding protein gives MSGDDVLLRGRGLTRRHRVPAATPFGRSGSTTALADTDIDVRAGSAVGVIGESGSGKTTLVRLLLGLDIPTAGTVEFDGRAVDAAARARELHWLRRATGIVFQDPYASLDPRMSVGRIVGEPLWALGIDGDRRARVREVLGEVGLEADMADRFPHEFSGGQRQRIALARAIVHRPRLLVGDEPLSALDVTVRAQILELIGALRAQQGLTLLMVSHDIGVVQSLCDEVVVMKDGRIVEEGPTEKVLLQPQVAYTRRLLASIPVIDRG, from the coding sequence ATGAGCGGCGACGACGTCCTGCTGAGAGGTCGCGGGCTCACCCGTCGCCACCGCGTGCCCGCCGCCACCCCGTTCGGCCGATCAGGGTCGACCACGGCCCTCGCGGACACCGACATCGACGTGCGCGCCGGCTCGGCGGTCGGCGTCATCGGCGAGTCCGGTTCGGGCAAGACGACCCTCGTGCGCCTCCTCCTCGGCCTCGACATCCCCACCGCCGGCACCGTCGAATTCGACGGACGGGCGGTGGACGCCGCCGCCCGCGCCCGCGAGCTGCACTGGCTGCGCCGGGCGACCGGCATCGTCTTCCAGGACCCGTACGCGTCGCTGGACCCGCGGATGAGCGTCGGGCGGATCGTCGGCGAACCGCTCTGGGCGCTCGGCATCGACGGCGACCGCCGCGCCCGCGTGCGCGAGGTCCTCGGCGAGGTGGGCCTCGAGGCCGACATGGCCGACCGGTTCCCGCACGAGTTCTCGGGCGGACAGCGGCAGCGCATCGCGCTGGCCAGGGCCATCGTGCACCGCCCACGGCTCCTCGTCGGCGACGAGCCCCTGTCGGCGCTCGACGTGACGGTGAGGGCGCAGATCCTCGAGCTGATCGGCGCGCTCCGCGCGCAGCAGGGCCTGACGCTGCTGATGGTCTCGCACGACATCGGCGTGGTGCAGAGCCTCTGCGACGAGGTGGTCGTCATGAAGGACGGCCGCATCGTCGAGGAGGGCCCGACCGAGAAGGTGCTGCTGCAGCCGCAGGTCGCCTACACCCGGCGCCTCCTGGCGTCGATCCCGGTGATCGACCGCGGCTGA
- a CDS encoding ATP-binding cassette domain-containing protein gives MSLQVQDLVIEIGDRRVVDGVSFSVPDGARVGLIGESGSGKSLTALAILGLLPDGATATGSIRWNGRELIGLPDRDLARLRGDEIGIVFQEPRTALNPIRTVGRQIAESIRIHENASKKDAAARAIAEAARVALPDPERIVARYPHQLSGGQRQRVAIAMALACRPRLLIADEPTTALDVTIQAEILELMHSLADDDGMSLIFITHDLAVLSQIATHGIVLEHGRVVEDAPVATLLSAPASPVTQGLLRDATATLWRPEGRA, from the coding sequence ATGAGTCTGCAGGTGCAGGACCTCGTCATCGAGATCGGCGACCGCCGCGTGGTCGACGGCGTCTCGTTCTCCGTGCCCGACGGCGCGCGGGTCGGCCTCATCGGCGAATCCGGGTCGGGCAAGTCGCTGACCGCGCTCGCCATCCTGGGGCTGCTCCCCGACGGCGCGACGGCGACCGGCAGCATCCGCTGGAACGGGCGGGAGCTGATCGGCCTCCCCGATCGCGACCTCGCCCGACTGCGCGGCGACGAGATCGGCATCGTGTTCCAGGAGCCGCGCACAGCGCTCAACCCGATCCGCACGGTGGGCCGCCAGATCGCCGAGTCGATCCGGATCCACGAGAATGCCTCGAAGAAGGATGCGGCGGCCCGCGCGATCGCGGAGGCCGCCCGTGTCGCCCTCCCCGACCCAGAGCGGATCGTGGCACGGTACCCGCACCAGCTGTCCGGCGGGCAGCGCCAGCGCGTCGCGATCGCGATGGCCCTGGCCTGCCGGCCGCGTCTGCTCATCGCCGACGAGCCCACCACCGCGCTGGACGTGACGATCCAGGCCGAGATCCTCGAGCTGATGCACTCGCTCGCCGACGACGACGGCATGTCGCTCATCTTCATCACGCACGATCTCGCGGTGCTGTCGCAGATCGCGACGCACGGGATCGTGCTCGAGCACGGGCGCGTCGTCGAGGACGCACCGGTCGCGACGCTGCTGAGCGCACCGGCGTCGCCCGTCACACAGGGCCTGCTGCGCGACGCGACCGCGACCCTGTGGCGACCGGAGGGACGCGCATGA
- a CDS encoding ABC transporter permease, which translates to MRATWLRRLWSLSTGRFGIIVFAVVGVTALISLVWTPFDPQQVDLADRWAPPGWPHLLGTDATGRDILSLLMAGARTTVFVALGAGIVATVVGIALAALGALTARWVRESVAVFVDILIAFPVLLIAMMISSVWGGSLWVVIWSVGIGFGVNVARVTRPELRRVLHSDFVLAGRAAGLTPAQNMQRHLMPNVAPVFIVQLSWGMAVAVLAEAGLSYLGFGAPVTEPSWGLLLAEVQRYISIHPLTVIWPGLAITVTVLGLNLLGDGLREATDPTLSHRPSAARTHLPEVVA; encoded by the coding sequence ATGCGCGCGACGTGGCTGCGCCGGCTGTGGTCCCTGTCGACGGGGCGGTTCGGCATCATCGTCTTCGCCGTCGTGGGCGTGACGGCTCTGATCTCGCTGGTGTGGACGCCGTTCGATCCGCAGCAGGTCGACCTCGCCGACCGGTGGGCGCCGCCCGGCTGGCCGCACCTGCTCGGCACCGACGCGACCGGCCGCGACATCCTCAGCCTGCTGATGGCGGGCGCCCGTACGACCGTGTTCGTCGCGCTGGGCGCCGGGATCGTGGCCACGGTGGTCGGCATCGCGCTCGCCGCACTCGGGGCGCTGACGGCGCGGTGGGTGCGCGAGTCGGTCGCGGTCTTCGTCGACATCCTGATCGCCTTCCCCGTGCTGCTGATCGCGATGATGATCTCGTCGGTGTGGGGCGGATCCCTGTGGGTCGTGATCTGGTCGGTCGGGATCGGCTTCGGCGTGAACGTGGCCCGCGTGACCCGCCCGGAGCTGCGGCGGGTGCTGCACAGCGACTTCGTGCTGGCCGGTCGCGCGGCAGGCCTCACGCCCGCGCAGAACATGCAGCGGCACCTGATGCCCAACGTCGCGCCCGTGTTCATCGTGCAGCTGTCGTGGGGCATGGCGGTCGCGGTGCTCGCCGAGGCGGGCCTGTCGTATCTCGGCTTCGGCGCGCCGGTGACCGAGCCCTCCTGGGGGCTGCTGCTGGCCGAGGTGCAGCGCTACATCTCGATCCACCCGCTCACGGTGATCTGGCCGGGCCTCGCGATCACGGTGACCGTCCTGGGTCTCAACCTGCTCGGCGACGGACTGCGCGAGGCCACCGACCCCACCCTCTCCCACCGGCCGAGCGCTGCCCGCACCCACCTTCCCGAGGTGGTCGCATGA
- a CDS encoding ABC transporter permease has translation MIRYALTRVALLLLGLLVASVLIFLTLRVLPGDVAQMIAGTNGSPEQVEALREEMGLNEPLLTQYLDWISGVLTGDLGTSLVTGSSVAAELAEKAQVTVPLGLMSLTVALVISIPLGVLSAMRRGRADGTALSVGAQALAAVPVIWAGMMLVVVFAVWLGWLPAQGFPRSGWDTPWLAVRSLLLPALTIGVVEGAMLLRFVRSATLQAVGQDFVRTAAAKGLTRDTALIRHGLPTVGLSVITVLGLQVAGIIVGAVVIEQLFTLPGIGRMLVADVGARDLPKVQGELLVLTGFVLVVGFLVDLTHRILDPRQREAA, from the coding sequence GTGATCCGCTATGCGCTGACGAGGGTGGCCCTGCTGCTGCTGGGCCTCCTCGTCGCCAGCGTGCTGATCTTCCTCACGCTCAGGGTGCTGCCGGGCGACGTCGCTCAGATGATCGCCGGCACCAACGGCAGCCCTGAGCAGGTCGAGGCGCTGCGCGAGGAGATGGGGCTGAACGAGCCCCTCCTCACGCAGTACCTCGACTGGATCTCGGGAGTCCTCACCGGCGACCTCGGCACGTCCCTCGTCACCGGCTCGTCGGTCGCCGCCGAACTCGCCGAGAAGGCGCAGGTGACGGTGCCGCTCGGGCTGATGTCGCTGACGGTCGCCCTGGTCATCAGCATCCCGCTCGGCGTCCTCTCGGCGATGCGCCGCGGGCGTGCCGACGGCACGGCGCTGAGCGTCGGCGCGCAGGCGCTCGCGGCAGTCCCGGTGATCTGGGCGGGCATGATGCTCGTCGTCGTGTTCGCGGTCTGGCTGGGCTGGCTGCCCGCGCAGGGCTTCCCCCGCTCTGGCTGGGACACCCCGTGGCTCGCCGTCCGCTCGCTGCTGCTGCCCGCGCTCACGATCGGCGTGGTCGAGGGCGCGATGCTGCTGCGGTTCGTGCGCAGCGCGACCCTGCAGGCCGTCGGCCAGGACTTCGTGCGCACCGCCGCCGCCAAGGGCCTCACCCGCGACACGGCGCTCATCCGGCACGGGCTGCCCACCGTGGGGCTGTCCGTGATCACGGTGCTCGGGCTGCAGGTCGCCGGCATCATCGTCGGCGCGGTCGTCATCGAGCAGCTGTTCACCCTCCCCGGGATCGGGCGGATGCTGGTGGCCGATGTCGGCGCCCGCGATCTGCCGAAGGTGCAGGGAGAGCTCCTCGTGCTCACCGGGTTCGTGCTCGTGGTCGGCTTCCTCGTCGACCTGACGCACCGCATCCTCGACCCGCGACAGCGGGAGGCCGCCTGA